The Mycolicibacterium boenickei genome has a segment encoding these proteins:
- a CDS encoding TIGR02234 family membrane protein — MTRAAQASFVVAAVALWVASRMTWVQVSSADGLGQPKTTTLTGASWSTALIPLALLVLAAAVAALAVHGWALRLLALLIAVASAGMGYLAISLWVIKDIAVRAADLAEVPLAQLTATSRSYGGAVLTLVAAVCALAGAVMLMRSANGTKRSIAGRYAAPAARREAAKSDDSGEPMSERMLWDALDEGHDPTGDGGDPDNKGR; from the coding sequence GTGACGCGGGCGGCGCAGGCGTCGTTCGTCGTCGCCGCGGTGGCGCTGTGGGTGGCATCGCGGATGACCTGGGTCCAGGTGAGTTCGGCAGACGGGCTCGGCCAGCCCAAAACCACGACGCTCACGGGTGCGTCCTGGTCCACGGCGTTGATCCCGCTGGCGTTGCTGGTGCTGGCCGCTGCGGTCGCCGCCTTGGCGGTGCACGGCTGGGCGCTGCGATTGCTGGCGCTGCTGATCGCCGTGGCCAGTGCCGGTATGGGCTACCTGGCGATCAGCCTGTGGGTGATCAAGGACATCGCTGTGCGGGCCGCTGACCTGGCAGAAGTGCCGCTAGCGCAGTTGACCGCGACCAGCCGCTCCTATGGGGGCGCGGTGCTGACCCTGGTGGCCGCGGTGTGTGCGCTGGCCGGTGCGGTGATGCTCATGCGGTCGGCCAACGGCACGAAGCGCAGCATTGCAGGGCGGTACGCGGCGCCGGCGGCCCGGCGTGAGGCGGCCAAGAGTGACGACAGCGGCGAGCCGATGTCGGAGCGGATGCTCTGGGATGCGCTGGACGAGGGACATGATCCGACCGGCGACGGCGGCGATCCGGACAATAAGGGCCGGTGA
- a CDS encoding DUF2752 domain-containing protein, with product MERSGPAATPAGRLSLVAASGLAVGALAYTGLADPHRPGFLFPGCPFKALTGWNCPACGGLRMTHDLLHGDVGAAIVDNVFALVGLPALVVWMLVRWRLGKPLFPLPAVVTIVAALVVWTVVRNLPGFPLVPTLTAQ from the coding sequence ATGGAACGTAGCGGCCCTGCCGCCACGCCGGCGGGACGGCTCTCACTGGTGGCCGCCAGTGGGCTCGCCGTCGGCGCGCTCGCGTACACCGGATTGGCCGACCCGCACCGGCCGGGTTTCCTGTTCCCGGGATGCCCGTTCAAGGCCCTTACGGGGTGGAACTGCCCGGCGTGCGGCGGCCTTAGGATGACCCACGACCTGCTGCACGGCGACGTGGGCGCGGCGATCGTCGACAACGTATTTGCCCTGGTCGGCCTGCCCGCACTGGTGGTGTGGATGTTGGTGCGGTGGCGGCTCGGCAAGCCGCTGTTCCCGCTGCCGGCGGTGGTGACGATCGTGGCCGCGTTGGTGGTCTGGACCGTGGTGCGGAACCTGCCGGGGTTCCCGCTGGTCCCGACATTAACCGCTCAGTAG
- a CDS encoding 2-isopropylmalate synthase: MTTSAFPTIDTPAGEVPANAPAWNRQRCSQMPSHRYASVYDRVEVPLVQRDWPTARIHTAPLWVPVDLRDGNQALAEPMDPGRKRRFFELLVAMGYKEIEVGYPSASQTDFDFVRLLAESDIAPPDVTIVVFVPARRDLIERTVDSVRGIDNDVVIHMYTATAPTWRDVVLGKDRAELRDLILAGARDVLEFTDGMPNVRFEFSPEVFNLTEPDYVLELCDAVTELWQATPDRPVILNLPATVEIATPNVYADQIEYMHRNVSRRDSVILSVHPHNDRGTGIACAELAVLAGAQRVEGCVFGNGERTGNVDIATLALNLHAQGVDPMIDFSDIDEIARTVSHCTRMPIHERHPYVGDMVHTAFSGTHQDAIKKGFAEHRARAAATGQPDNEIDWRVPYLPIDPADIGRTYDAVIRVNSQSGKGGIAYLLATDYGLELPRRLQIDFARHVQEHTDSSGSEVTAAELFDLFEATYLDPAGPVQLKDWHTGGDGAAAVTDLILVCDGRTVASSHRGIGPVDALCAALEDIGHPIEVLSLTQQSIGSIAVSYLEYRSAGRAGWACGRSDSVLAASMAAVLRAVNAP, encoded by the coding sequence ATGACCACGTCTGCATTTCCCACCATCGACACCCCGGCCGGGGAAGTCCCGGCGAACGCGCCGGCCTGGAACCGGCAGCGCTGTTCCCAGATGCCGTCGCATCGCTACGCCTCCGTCTATGACCGCGTCGAAGTTCCTCTGGTTCAACGAGATTGGCCCACGGCCCGCATTCACACCGCACCGCTGTGGGTGCCGGTGGATCTGCGCGACGGCAATCAGGCGCTGGCCGAGCCGATGGATCCGGGCCGTAAGCGCCGATTCTTCGAGCTGCTGGTGGCCATGGGCTACAAGGAGATCGAGGTTGGCTATCCGTCGGCGTCGCAGACCGACTTCGACTTCGTCCGACTGCTGGCCGAATCCGACATCGCCCCACCCGACGTCACCATCGTCGTGTTCGTTCCGGCCCGCCGCGACCTGATCGAGCGCACCGTGGACTCGGTCCGCGGAATCGACAACGACGTCGTCATCCACATGTACACCGCGACCGCACCCACCTGGCGCGACGTCGTTCTGGGAAAGGACCGCGCCGAACTGCGGGACCTGATCCTGGCCGGCGCGCGCGACGTCCTCGAATTCACCGACGGCATGCCGAATGTGCGGTTCGAATTCTCGCCGGAGGTGTTCAACCTCACCGAGCCGGACTACGTGCTCGAGCTGTGTGACGCGGTGACCGAGCTGTGGCAGGCCACGCCCGACCGTCCGGTCATCCTCAACCTGCCGGCCACCGTCGAGATCGCCACCCCGAACGTGTACGCCGACCAGATCGAGTACATGCACCGCAACGTGTCCCGTCGTGACAGCGTCATCCTGTCGGTGCACCCACACAACGACCGGGGGACCGGCATCGCCTGCGCCGAGCTCGCGGTGTTGGCGGGAGCGCAACGGGTCGAGGGGTGCGTGTTCGGCAACGGTGAACGCACCGGCAATGTCGACATCGCCACCCTGGCGCTGAATCTGCATGCCCAGGGCGTGGATCCGATGATCGACTTCTCCGACATCGACGAGATCGCGCGCACCGTCAGTCACTGCACCCGCATGCCGATCCATGAGCGGCATCCCTATGTGGGAGACATGGTGCACACGGCGTTCTCCGGGACACACCAGGACGCGATCAAGAAGGGCTTCGCCGAACATCGCGCCAGGGCCGCGGCCACCGGACAACCGGATAACGAAATCGATTGGCGAGTACCGTATCTGCCGATCGACCCGGCCGACATCGGCCGCACCTACGATGCGGTGATCCGGGTGAACTCGCAATCCGGCAAGGGCGGCATCGCCTACCTGCTGGCCACCGATTACGGGTTGGAACTGCCGCGCCGCCTGCAGATCGACTTCGCCCGCCACGTCCAGGAGCACACCGATTCCAGCGGTTCCGAGGTCACCGCTGCCGAACTGTTCGATCTGTTCGAGGCGACCTATCTGGACCCCGCAGGGCCCGTGCAACTCAAGGACTGGCACACCGGCGGTGACGGCGCCGCCGCGGTCACCGACCTCATCCTGGTGTGTGACGGGCGCACCGTGGCCAGCAGTCACCGCGGCATCGGGCCGGTCGACGCGCTGTGCGCCGCACTCGAGGACATCGGCCATCCGATCGAGGTGCTGAGCCTGACCCAGCAGTCGATCGGCAGCATCGCCGTCAGTTACCTCGAATACCGGTCGGCCGGTCGCGCCGGCTGGGCGTGCGGCCGCAGCGACTCGGTGCTCGCGGCGTCGATGGCGGCGGTGCTGCGGGCGGTCAACGCGCCTTGA
- the trpB gene encoding tryptophan synthase subunit beta, with protein sequence MADLAGPELPRTSAGVAEPTVHDPDALGHFGSYGGRLVPEALMAVIEEVTAAYEKARGDQAFLDELDRLQRHYSGRPSPLYEATRLSEYAGGARIFLKREDLNHTGSHKINNVLGQALLARQMGKTRVIAETGAGQHGVATATACALLGLECIIYMGAVDTARQALNVARMRLLGATVVSVEAGSKTLKDAINEAFRDWVTNADDTYYCFGTAAGPHPFPLMVRDFQRVIGMEARAQILDQAGRLPDAVTACVGGGSNAIGVFHAFIDDPAVRLVGFEAAGDGVETGRHAATFTGGSPGAFQGSFSYLLQDEDGQTIESHSISAGLDYPGVGPEHAFLKDIGRAEYRPVTDTEAMDAFSLLCRREGIIPAIESAHAVAGALKLGPELGSGSIIVVNLSGRGDKDVETAAKWFGLLDEGSVG encoded by the coding sequence ATGGCGGATCTCGCGGGGCCCGAATTGCCCCGTACCAGCGCAGGCGTTGCCGAACCCACCGTGCACGATCCCGACGCGTTGGGGCATTTCGGCTCGTACGGCGGCCGGTTGGTTCCCGAGGCGTTGATGGCGGTGATCGAGGAGGTCACCGCCGCCTATGAGAAGGCCCGCGGGGACCAGGCCTTCCTCGACGAACTCGACCGGTTGCAGCGGCACTACAGCGGTCGGCCCTCGCCGCTGTACGAGGCGACGCGGCTGTCCGAGTACGCCGGTGGCGCACGCATCTTCCTCAAGCGAGAAGACCTGAACCACACTGGTTCTCACAAGATCAACAACGTCTTGGGTCAGGCGCTGCTGGCCCGGCAGATGGGTAAGACCCGCGTCATCGCCGAGACCGGCGCCGGCCAGCACGGGGTGGCCACCGCCACCGCGTGTGCACTGCTTGGTCTGGAATGCATCATCTACATGGGCGCGGTGGACACCGCCCGCCAGGCGCTCAACGTCGCGCGGATGCGGTTGCTCGGAGCCACCGTCGTCTCGGTCGAGGCCGGTTCCAAGACCCTCAAGGACGCGATCAACGAGGCGTTCCGGGACTGGGTCACCAACGCCGACGACACCTATTACTGCTTCGGTACGGCGGCGGGCCCGCATCCGTTCCCGCTGATGGTGCGTGATTTCCAGCGCGTCATCGGCATGGAGGCGAGGGCGCAGATCCTCGATCAGGCCGGTCGGTTGCCCGATGCGGTCACCGCGTGTGTCGGCGGTGGTTCGAACGCCATCGGCGTGTTCCATGCCTTCATCGACGATCCGGCGGTTCGGTTGGTCGGCTTCGAAGCCGCGGGCGACGGTGTGGAGACGGGCCGGCACGCCGCGACCTTCACCGGAGGTTCGCCCGGTGCTTTCCAGGGATCGTTCTCCTATCTGTTGCAGGACGAGGACGGCCAGACGATCGAATCGCATTCCATTTCCGCCGGTTTGGACTACCCGGGCGTCGGACCCGAGCATGCCTTCCTCAAGGACATCGGCCGCGCCGAATACCGCCCGGTCACCGATACCGAGGCGATGGACGCGTTCTCGCTGCTGTGCCGGCGCGAGGGCATCATCCCGGCGATCGAGTCGGCCCATGCGGTGGCCGGCGCCCTCAAGCTCGGACCTGAACTGGGCAGCGGATCGATCATCGTGGTGAACTTGTCCGGGCGCGGTGACAAAGACGTCGAGACGGCGGCCAAATGGTTCGGACTGCTCGACGAGGGGAGCGTGGGATGA
- a CDS encoding peroxiredoxin, producing the protein MTSLKTGDTVAEFELPDQTGTIRSLTSLLTEGPVVLFFYPAAMTPGCTKEACHFRDLAAEFAAAGASRVGISTDPVAKQAKFADIQNFDYPLLSDADGGKVAAQFGVKRGLLGKLMPVKRTTFVIDTDRTVLGVISSEISMDTHADKALELLKAR; encoded by the coding sequence ATGACATCCCTCAAGACGGGTGACACCGTTGCCGAGTTCGAACTGCCGGACCAGACCGGCACGATTCGCAGCCTGACCAGCCTGCTCACCGAGGGCCCGGTGGTGCTGTTCTTCTATCCGGCGGCGATGACTCCGGGGTGCACCAAAGAGGCCTGTCACTTCCGCGATCTGGCCGCGGAGTTCGCCGCGGCCGGCGCGAGCCGGGTCGGTATCAGTACCGACCCGGTCGCCAAGCAGGCCAAGTTCGCCGATATCCAGAACTTCGACTACCCGTTGCTGTCGGACGCCGACGGCGGCAAGGTGGCCGCCCAGTTCGGGGTGAAACGTGGCCTGCTCGGCAAGCTCATGCCGGTCAAGCGGACCACGTTCGTCATCGACACCGACCGCACCGTGCTCGGGGTGATCTCCAGCGAGATCAGCATGGACACCCATGCCGACAAGGCGCTGGAGCTGCTCAAGGCGCGTTGA
- the lgt gene encoding prolipoprotein diacylglyceryl transferase, whose product MTTTVLAYLPSPSQGVWHLGPVPIRAYALCIIVGIIAALVIGDRRWQARGGQAGVIYDIALWAVPFGLVGGRLYHVMTDWPTYFGPGGKGLGAAFQVWQGGLGIWGAVALGGVGAWIGCRSRGIPLPAFGDAIAPGIILAQAIGRLGNYFNQELYGGDTTLPWGLEIYKRVNSLGQPDQLNGISTGEVERVVHPTFLYELLWNLLVFALLIWADRKFKLGHGRLFALYVAGYCAGRFLVELMRSDPATEFAGIRVNTFTSTFVFIGAVVYIMLATKGREDPATLAGKSDEDESTADDLGKELVAAAATTGVVAAATVAGQDDDEDADHMHPDEVGASEDDGAEAAAAIELKAIAKEPEDESEETEGDDADSEETVDEVESEAEADEDEDAESVAAVDVDEVEAEAPVDDAAEVETEADEEAADEVADEPESEEAEAEADVTEELDESAEVEAAAEGEADDESAEAEAPVDDAAEVETEADEEATEEVADEPEPEPEEADADVTEELDESAEVEAAAEGEADDESAEAEAPVDDAAEVETEADEEAADEVAEEPEEAETDVTEEPVDEVEAAAEGEADDESAEAEAPVDDTAEVETEADEEATDEVADQPEPEPESEEAETDVTEESDESAEVEAPAGDEADDESSETEAESVDVEDGTDEAEAPVDDAAEAETEADEEAAEKVGEEPESAADEEPTDAEGEETADSQEAADEAEAEDEPEAEEAEAEVTEESADEDPSEAEAEAEAEAGDEDGEAVTDTAESDEESEPAEQDDTEAETDDAADEPDADEADNAETADDTDDDTKSEVDESDDEDAVSETKTESPAVTEQPEPTKQGGRVRRWFRRNR is encoded by the coding sequence TTGACCACTACCGTGCTCGCGTATTTGCCCAGCCCGTCACAGGGCGTCTGGCATCTGGGGCCGGTGCCGATCCGCGCGTATGCGCTCTGCATCATCGTGGGCATCATCGCGGCACTGGTCATCGGTGACCGGCGCTGGCAGGCGCGAGGCGGACAAGCCGGCGTCATCTATGACATCGCTTTGTGGGCAGTGCCTTTCGGCCTCGTCGGCGGCCGGCTCTACCACGTCATGACGGACTGGCCCACGTATTTCGGGCCGGGCGGCAAGGGGCTGGGTGCGGCCTTCCAGGTCTGGCAGGGTGGCCTCGGCATCTGGGGCGCTGTCGCACTGGGTGGCGTCGGAGCCTGGATCGGCTGCCGCTCGCGGGGCATACCGCTGCCGGCCTTCGGCGACGCGATCGCACCCGGAATCATCCTGGCGCAGGCCATCGGCCGGCTCGGAAACTACTTCAACCAAGAGCTCTACGGTGGCGACACCACGCTGCCGTGGGGTCTGGAGATTTACAAGCGCGTCAACTCCCTCGGGCAGCCAGACCAGCTCAACGGCATCTCGACGGGTGAGGTCGAGCGGGTGGTCCATCCCACCTTCCTCTACGAATTGCTGTGGAACCTGCTGGTTTTCGCGCTGCTGATCTGGGCGGACCGCAAGTTCAAGCTCGGCCACGGCCGGCTGTTCGCGCTCTACGTGGCCGGCTACTGCGCGGGCCGCTTCCTGGTCGAACTGATGCGCAGCGATCCGGCGACTGAGTTCGCCGGTATTCGTGTCAACACCTTCACCTCGACATTCGTATTCATCGGCGCCGTCGTCTACATCATGCTGGCGACCAAGGGCCGGGAAGACCCGGCGACCTTGGCGGGCAAGAGCGATGAAGACGAGTCGACGGCCGACGATCTCGGCAAGGAGCTCGTTGCCGCGGCAGCGACCACCGGTGTTGTCGCGGCCGCAACGGTGGCCGGGCAAGACGACGACGAGGATGCCGACCACATGCATCCGGACGAGGTCGGCGCCAGTGAGGACGACGGGGCCGAGGCGGCTGCGGCGATCGAACTGAAGGCGATCGCCAAGGAGCCCGAGGACGAGTCCGAAGAAACCGAAGGCGACGACGCCGACTCCGAGGAGACTGTCGACGAGGTCGAGTCTGAAGCCGAGGCCGATGAGGACGAGGACGCTGAGTCTGTCGCGGCGGTGGACGTCGACGAGGTCGAAGCTGAAGCACCGGTAGACGACGCCGCTGAGGTCGAGACCGAGGCCGACGAAGAAGCCGCAGATGAGGTGGCCGACGAGCCTGAGTCTGAGGAAGCCGAAGCCGAAGCCGACGTCACGGAAGAGTTGGATGAGTCGGCAGAGGTTGAGGCCGCAGCAGAGGGCGAAGCTGACGACGAGTCGGCCGAGGCTGAAGCACCGGTAGACGACGCCGCTGAGGTTGAAACCGAGGCCGACGAAGAAGCCACAGAAGAGGTGGCCGACGAGCCTGAGCCTGAGCCTGAAGAAGCCGACGCCGACGTCACGGAAGAGTTGGATGAGTCGGCAGAGGTTGAGGCCGCAGCAGAGGGCGAAGCTGACGACGAGTCGGCCGAGGCTGAAGCACCTGTAGACGACGCCGCTGAGGTCGAGACCGAGGCCGACGAAGAAGCCGCAGATGAGGTGGCCGAGGAGCCTGAGGAAGCCGAAACCGACGTCACGGAAGAGCCGGTCGACGAGGTTGAGGCCGCAGCAGAGGGCGAAGCTGACGACGAGTCGGCCGAGGCTGAAGCACCTGTAGACGACACCGCTGAGGTCGAGACCGAGGCCGACGAGGAAGCCACAGATGAGGTGGCCGACCAGCCTGAGCCTGAGCCTGAGTCTGAGGAAGCCGAAACCGACGTCACGGAAGAGTCGGATGAGTCGGCAGAGGTTGAGGCCCCAGCAGGGGACGAAGCTGACGATGAATCGAGCGAGACCGAAGCAGAGTCGGTCGACGTCGAGGACGGCACCGATGAGGCTGAAGCGCCGGTAGACGACGCCGCTGAGGCCGAGACCGAGGCCGACGAAGAAGCCGCAGAAAAGGTGGGCGAGGAGCCCGAATCGGCCGCCGACGAGGAGCCCACGGACGCGGAAGGCGAGGAGACAGCCGACTCCCAGGAGGCCGCGGACGAGGCGGAGGCTGAGGACGAGCCGGAGGCTGAGGAAGCCGAGGCCGAAGTCACGGAAGAGTCGGCAGACGAGGATCCTTCTGAAGCTGAAGCTGAAGCTGAAGCTGAAGCGGGTGACGAGGACGGCGAAGCCGTTACCGATACCGCAGAGTCCGACGAGGAGTCTGAGCCTGCTGAGCAGGACGACACCGAGGCTGAAACCGATGATGCGGCTGACGAACCCGATGCGGACGAAGCGGACAACGCCGAAACTGCAGATGACACCGACGACGACACGAAGTCTGAGGTCGATGAGTCCGATGACGAGGATGCGGTCAGCGAAACCAAGACCGAATCACCGGCGGTCACCGAGCAGCCCGAGCCGACGAAGCAAGGCGGCCGGGTGCGGCGCTGGTTCCGTCGCAACCGCTAA
- the trpA gene encoding tryptophan synthase subunit alpha, with translation MSRLAELFDGCRAEGRAALIGYLPTGFPDVQTSIAAMTAMVESGCDLVEVGVPYSDPGMDGPTIAAATEAALAGGVRVRDTLAAVEAISNAGGRAVVMTYWNPVLRKGVDTFARDLASAGGYGLITPDLIPEEAVDWIAASEEHNLDRIFLVAPSSTPERLAATVNASRGFVYAASTMGVTGARDVVSNAAPELVRRVKEVSDIPVGVGLGVRSGAQAAEIGAYADGVIVGSALVSALGEGLDAVRRLTEELANGVRQRISA, from the coding sequence ATGAGCCGGCTGGCGGAGTTGTTCGACGGCTGCCGCGCCGAGGGCCGTGCCGCTCTCATCGGCTACCTGCCCACCGGGTTCCCCGACGTGCAGACCTCCATTGCGGCGATGACGGCGATGGTCGAATCCGGTTGCGATCTGGTGGAAGTCGGGGTGCCGTACTCGGATCCCGGGATGGACGGACCGACGATCGCCGCTGCCACCGAGGCGGCGCTTGCCGGCGGCGTGCGGGTGCGTGACACCCTGGCCGCGGTCGAGGCGATCAGCAACGCCGGTGGCCGCGCGGTGGTGATGACCTACTGGAACCCCGTGCTGCGCAAGGGTGTTGACACATTCGCCCGCGACCTGGCCTCCGCCGGGGGCTACGGTCTGATCACCCCCGATCTCATCCCCGAAGAAGCCGTCGACTGGATTGCCGCATCCGAGGAACACAATCTGGACCGGATCTTCCTGGTCGCCCCGTCCTCGACGCCGGAGCGGCTCGCGGCGACCGTGAACGCATCGCGCGGCTTCGTCTATGCCGCCTCGACCATGGGCGTCACCGGGGCGCGTGATGTGGTCTCGAACGCGGCGCCGGAGTTGGTGCGCCGCGTCAAGGAAGTCTCCGACATCCCCGTCGGAGTGGGTTTGGGCGTGCGTTCCGGTGCACAGGCAGCCGAGATCGGCGCGTACGCAGACGGAGTCATCGTCGGGTCGGCCCTGGTGTCGGCCTTGGGCGAGGGGTTGGACGCGGTGCGTCGCCTCACCGAAGAACTGGCCAACGGCGTTAGGCAGAGGATTTCAGCTTGA
- the trpC gene encoding indole-3-glycerol phosphate synthase TrpC yields MSSATVLDSIIEGVRADVAAREAVISLADIKARAQDAPPPLNVMAALREPGIAVIAEVKRASPSRGELANIADPAQLAQAYQAGGARIISVLTEQRRFNGSLADLDAVRAAVSIPVLRKDFIVKPYQIHEARAHGADLLLLIVAALEQPVLESLLERTESLGMTALVEVHTEEEADRALQAGAKLIGVNARDLKTLEVDRDCFARIAPGLPSDVIRVAESGVRGTADLLAYAGAGADAVLVGEGLVTSGDPRSAVADLVTAGTHPSCPKPAR; encoded by the coding sequence ATGAGTTCGGCCACAGTGCTCGACTCCATTATCGAGGGAGTCCGCGCCGACGTTGCCGCCCGCGAGGCCGTTATCAGCTTGGCTGATATCAAGGCGCGGGCCCAGGACGCACCTCCGCCGCTCAACGTGATGGCAGCGTTGCGGGAACCGGGAATTGCCGTGATCGCCGAAGTGAAGCGGGCAAGCCCGTCTCGGGGCGAGCTGGCCAACATCGCCGACCCGGCGCAGTTGGCGCAGGCCTACCAGGCCGGCGGTGCGCGGATCATCAGCGTGCTCACCGAGCAGCGCCGGTTCAACGGCTCACTCGCCGATCTGGACGCGGTGCGGGCAGCGGTGTCAATCCCTGTGTTGCGCAAGGACTTTATCGTCAAGCCCTACCAGATCCATGAGGCTAGGGCCCACGGCGCCGACCTGCTGCTGCTCATCGTGGCGGCCCTCGAGCAGCCGGTGCTGGAATCACTGCTGGAGCGGACGGAATCCCTCGGGATGACCGCGCTTGTGGAGGTGCACACCGAAGAGGAGGCCGACCGGGCGTTGCAGGCCGGGGCCAAGTTGATCGGCGTCAACGCCCGCGACCTCAAGACCCTCGAAGTCGATCGCGACTGCTTCGCGCGCATCGCGCCGGGGCTGCCCAGCGACGTCATCCGCGTCGCCGAGTCCGGGGTCCGTGGAACCGCTGACCTCCTGGCGTACGCCGGCGCGGGTGCAGATGCCGTGCTGGTCGGTGAGGGCCTGGTGACCAGCGGGGATCCCCGCAGCGCGGTCGCCGATCTGGTCACCGCCGGTACGCACCCGTCCTGCCCGAAACCGGCTCGCTGA
- a CDS encoding anthranilate synthase component I, with amino-acid sequence MQTTATHAPGSSGAGSSLAVTTSREDFRALAAEHRVVPVTRKVLADSETPLSAYRKLAANRPGTFLLESAENGRSWSRWSFIGAGAPSALTVRDNEAVWLGTAPKDAPSGGEPLAALRATLDLLQTEAVPDLPPLSSGLVGYFAYDMVRRLERLPELAVDDLGLPDMVLLLATDIAAVDHHEGTITLIANAVNWNGTDERVDEAYDDAVARLDVMTAALGQPLPSTVATFSRPAPEHRAQRTVEEYTAIVEKLVGDIEAGEAFQVVPSQRFEMDTAADPLDVYRMLRVTNPSPYMYLLNVPDADGGLDFSVVGSSPEALVTVKDGRATTHPIAGTRWRGSTEEEDVLLEKELLADEKERAEHLMLVDLGRNDLGRVCRPGTVRVEDYSHIERYSHVMHLVSTVTGELAEGKTALDAVTACFPAGTLSGAPKVRAMELIEEVEKTRRGLYGGVLGYLDFAGNADFAIAIRTALMRNGTAYVQAGGGVVADSNGPYEYNESANKAKAVLNAIAAADTLAEP; translated from the coding sequence GTGCAAACCACAGCCACCCACGCACCGGGATCCTCGGGCGCCGGCTCATCGCTTGCGGTCACCACCTCGCGGGAGGATTTCCGGGCCCTTGCCGCCGAGCACCGGGTCGTGCCGGTGACCCGCAAGGTCCTGGCCGACAGCGAGACACCGCTGTCGGCGTACCGCAAGCTCGCCGCCAACCGGCCGGGCACGTTCCTGCTCGAATCGGCCGAGAACGGTCGCTCGTGGTCGCGTTGGTCGTTCATCGGGGCCGGCGCTCCGTCCGCGCTCACGGTTCGCGACAACGAGGCGGTGTGGCTGGGCACCGCGCCCAAGGACGCGCCCAGCGGCGGTGAACCGCTGGCCGCATTGCGCGCCACCCTGGATCTGCTGCAGACCGAGGCGGTGCCGGACCTACCGCCGCTGTCGTCGGGATTGGTCGGGTACTTCGCCTATGACATGGTGCGCAGGCTGGAGCGGCTCCCGGAACTGGCGGTCGACGACCTCGGCCTGCCGGACATGGTGCTGCTGCTGGCCACCGACATCGCCGCCGTCGACCATCACGAGGGCACCATCACCCTGATCGCCAACGCGGTGAACTGGAACGGCACCGACGAGCGCGTCGACGAGGCGTATGACGACGCGGTGGCTCGGCTGGATGTGATGACCGCCGCCCTCGGCCAGCCGCTGCCGTCGACGGTCGCCACCTTCAGCAGGCCCGCGCCCGAGCACCGCGCGCAGCGCACGGTGGAGGAGTACACGGCGATCGTGGAGAAACTGGTCGGCGACATCGAAGCCGGCGAAGCCTTCCAGGTAGTGCCGTCGCAGCGGTTCGAGATGGACACCGCCGCCGACCCCCTCGACGTGTACCGGATGCTGCGGGTCACCAACCCCAGCCCGTACATGTACCTGCTCAATGTCCCCGATGCCGATGGTGGGCTTGACTTTTCGGTCGTCGGCTCCAGCCCCGAGGCGCTGGTCACCGTGAAGGACGGACGGGCCACCACCCACCCGATCGCCGGAACCCGGTGGCGCGGCAGCACCGAGGAAGAAGACGTGCTGCTGGAAAAGGAACTGCTGGCCGACGAGAAGGAACGCGCCGAGCACCTGATGCTGGTGGATCTGGGCCGCAACGACCTGGGGCGGGTGTGCCGCCCCGGCACGGTGCGGGTCGAGGACTACAGCCACATCGAGCGCTACAGCCACGTCATGCACCTGGTGTCCACGGTGACCGGCGAGCTGGCCGAGGGGAAGACCGCGCTGGACGCGGTGACGGCGTGCTTCCCGGCCGGCACCCTGTCAGGGGCGCCGAAGGTGCGGGCCATGGAGTTGATCGAGGAGGTCGAGAAGACCCGGCGGGGCCTGTACGGCGGGGTGCTGGGATATCTCGATTTCGCGGGCAACGCCGACTTCGCCATCGCCATCCGGACCGCACTGATGCGCAACGGCACGGCCTACGTACAGGCCGGCGGGGGAGTCGTGGCCGATTCCAACGGCCCCTACGAGTACAACGAATCGGCAAACAAGGCCAAAGCCGTGCTCAACGCCATCGCCGCAGCCGACACATTGGCCGAGCCGTGA
- a CDS encoding NINE protein, translating to MTDPSQSPDPLNGPPPAGFPPPAGYPPPPPGYPPYPSPYGDPSAPYGRHPITGEPFSDKSKVIAGLLQLLGLFGLVGIGRIYIGDTKLGVIQLIVGLLTCTIGAIIWGIIDAVLILTDKVRDPYGRPLRDGT from the coding sequence ATGACTGATCCGTCTCAGTCCCCGGACCCGTTGAACGGCCCGCCGCCGGCCGGCTTCCCGCCGCCTGCGGGCTATCCGCCGCCACCGCCCGGTTACCCGCCGTATCCGTCGCCGTATGGAGATCCGAGCGCGCCGTACGGTCGTCACCCGATCACCGGCGAACCGTTCTCGGACAAGTCCAAGGTGATCGCCGGTCTGCTGCAGTTGCTCGGGCTGTTCGGCCTCGTCGGCATCGGCCGTATCTATATCGGCGATACCAAGTTGGGCGTCATTCAGCTGATCGTGGGCCTGTTGACCTGCACCATCGGCGCGATCATCTGGGGCATCATCGATGCTGTCCTGATCCTCACGGACAAGGTCCGCGACCCATACGGGCGCCCGCTCCGCGATGGAACGTAG